The genomic stretch TTCGTTCAGCGCCTCTTGGGGGCGGGTCACGTTGCGGATGCCAAAGCTGATTGTGTAGACGTCAAAGGTGTTGTCGGCAAAGGGCAGCGCCATCGCGTCGCCCACGACCCAGTCCAGACTGTCGTGCATCTGTTCTGCCTCGGCGCGCTTGCGGCCTTCGATCAGCATCGGTTCGGTCAGGTCCAGCACCGTGGCATGACCGCTGCCTGCGCGTTTCAGGAAGCGGAACGAAATGTCGCCCGTACCGCCCGCCACATCCAGCAGCTTTTGACCGGCGCGCGGCGCCAGCCAGTCCATCATCGCATCCTTCCAGATCCGGTGGATGCCCATGCTCATCACATCGTTCATGATGTCGTATTTGCTGGCGACCGAATTGAATACGCCCTGAACCCGACCGGCCTTGTCAGCCTCGGGGACGGT from Pseudosulfitobacter sp. DSM 107133 encodes the following:
- the ubiE gene encoding bifunctional demethylmenaquinone methyltransferase/2-methoxy-6-polyprenyl-1,4-benzoquinol methylase UbiE; the protein is MTDDTNKTTHFGFETVPEADKAGRVQGVFNSVASKYDIMNDVMSMGIHRIWKDAMMDWLAPRAGQKLLDVAGGTGDISFRFLKRAGSGHATVLDLTEPMLIEGRKRAEAEQMHDSLDWVVGDAMALPFADNTFDVYTISFGIRNVTRPQEALNEAYRVLRPGGRLMVLEFSQLPNAAMQKAYDLYSFNVIPQMGKMIANDRDSYQYLVESIRNFPDQETFLGMVRAAGFENAKYRNMTMGVAALHSGWKI